In Plasmodium vivax chromosome 10, whole genome shotgun sequence, the sequence GCGCATAAAAAACAGGGAGTACCTGTTTTCTATCATCCAGGAGTACCAGCAGCCGAGTGGTCAAGTGGGTGTGGTGAGCGAGTGTCTACGAGGGTGTCCCCTGTTCAACCCGTGTAGAGACACCTCCACGCTGCTCATCAAATTGAAGGCACTCCGAGTGAATGCCCTCTCGCTGGCGgagcagaagggggaaaacctAGTTGGCCTCATAGACAAGGCGATGGACATTTTTCTCTCCAGCGAAATGGTGTACGTCGATCAGCAGGAGAACATCCCCCCGAATTTGTGCACGCATAAATTTAGGGGTAACCACTCGGGGCTGAGGGGGCAACCGCTTGACCAATCGAGGCAGCCGCTTAACCAATCATTCCCCGCGGACTGCGCCGACAAGGGGAActcctttttccccaccaaatggaaaaacattGCCACGCAAATTTGCCtagacattttaaaaaaaaaaaaacacgtcaATTATTTGAGAAAGTTACATGAACGGCAAGGTAAAATTGAGgagttgctttttttataccaagagaaggtgaagaagagtACAGAGACTGTGAAGAAGGCGTTGGTGTTCGTCTCCAAATTGCTAATCGAGAGACCCATACTCGTCCATGCTACACTCTTTGGGAAGAACCTATtctttgtaaaattaaaaatagaaaaaaatttccgcAGAGAAAGGAGGGACCCTTGTTCCCTCCACCGTACGTCCTCTGTTCATGTGTATGCTGTGAGGGGGCTACTCCAGAGGGGCGTGTTGGAGACGCTTAACGAGATGCTGCTGCCCGTGGTGGACTTGCTCTCCCTGGAGGTCTGTTTCACCATTGACCACGCGCTGAAGCTCAGCTTGGTGGTCACGGGGGAGGCCAACCGCAGGGTCCTCCACGTGCAGACGTTCCGCGGCGGGGACATCCAGCGCATGTACACCCGGTCCCCCTTCATTTCGTATTCGCTTTTTCCCTACAATGGGGCGGGCCTGTGCTCGCTGCGCGCCCTCAGCCTGGTGCACTTGCTGCACGACATGGTGGCCGACCTGTACTAGCGAGTTAGCGGCGGTGTGGCGTTGTGCAAACGTTTGTTGAGTCGTTCGTTCGGTGAGCGGCTGCTCGTATGGCGGCTCCCTTCCTcgctttttttcgttttttttttccttttttttttctttttttttcctttttttttcgtttttttttcgttttttttttctttttttttcctttttttttccttttttttttctttttttttcctttttttttcgtttttttttcgttttttttctttttttttctttttttcgacTGGGGGTGCCGCCGCTCCGCCTGCACGTCAGATGTCATCATTGTCGTAGGTCTCGTAGTTGACGTCCTCGTAGAGCACGTTGGTCACGTCCATCTCCAGCGTCTTGATGTGCGCCAGCTGCTCGGCCTCCGCGGCGTCCGCGGTTTCGGCGATTTCGGCGGCGGTTTGGTCAGCGGCTTCGTTGGCAGCTTCATTTACCGCctcctttgccgcttcgcttGCCGCTCCGCTGGCCGCCCCGCTGGGCGCCTCGTCGCCCCCGATGAGCTGCGCCAGGGAGGTGCCCTCCCCGTCGATTTTGTCGCCGAAGAAGGGGTCGTCGGCGCTCTCCTCATATAACTCTATCCCCTCGGCCATGTCTACACTTGGGGGGTTCTCCTGCCCGGTGGCTTCCCCATCCGGTTGTTTTGAATGCTCGTTTGTTAAAGCTCCCCCCGTTGTCTCCTTGTGCTCCACGTCAGTCGGAGGGGTCCCCCATGCCTTGGAGACGGCTCCCCCGGTGACGGCACTTTTGATggtcattttcttcattggCTTGTTTAAGCTCTGCGGAGGAATGTACTTaaccttctccttctttttgcaaaagattTTATACTCGTCCTTCAGCTCGTCGTTACTGTATAGCCTGTCGCAAAAGTAGATGCACCTGATTCTTATGCTGGCGTTTATTTGCATCTCGATGGTCTCCTGGTACTTCGTTCGGAAGGCCTTCTGCGTGTACTCCTGCAGATTTATTTGAATGATGTTCCAGCCCTCGTTCAGGATCATCGGCATGGTGCACCACTTGTTGGAGAGCCTCGTCACCGTCTGGGGGGTACGCAGTTGTGGGGGGGGTTAGCGGGTGTGTAGGAGAGCATGCGGGTGTGTATGTGAAGTGGACCATGCCGCTGCTCGTGTGCAATGGACCGTGCCGCTGCTCCTGTGCAATCAACCATGCCGCCATTCGGCTCACCTGGAAATTCGAAATGCGGAAGGTCCGCCTGCACCGCTTGTCGTCCATTATGCTTATgcggaaggaaaaatatttgttcatctgaggggggggaggaaggaaGTCAAAATGGGTATCCGTCTGAGGTGAAGGAGCGGCCGGCTTAGCAAAGCGCAACGTGGGGTCAGTCGCCATGCTGGCGGCACTACACTGGTAACGCCGCTATCCTGGTAACGCCGCTATCCTGGTAACGCCGCTCCGCCGGTAGCACCGCTATCGTGGGAACGCCGCTTCGCTGGCACTGCTCACGTTCTTCACGATGAGCACGATGAAGGGCAGGCTGATGCCAAGGGAGGAGAACTTCTCGGGGGCGGTGTAGATGTAAGAGTCTGACGTATTTTCGGAGACAATTTCAATGGCACTCAGCTTGATGGTGTCGTCCAGCACTTTCCTAACGCACCCCTTCTTCGTCTTCGTCTTCCACAGGTCCAGCGGCTTCGAGCTGCGCGGGCAGCGGTCAGGCGGCATATGCAGTTGTGCTggtggggggagcggtgCCTCAAACGGATTGGCTCCCTCAAACCGCTGCACTCCCGCCGCACTCCGCTGCGTCCGCTTACCCCGCGCTCAGCAGGAGGGACAAGATGTTCGGCTGGAATTTGTTCCTGTACATGGTGTGCAGAGGGGGAGGCAAAGAGGGAGCGCCAAAGAGGGAGCGCCAAAGCGAGATAGGCAGGGGGACGGACCAAACGACCGATGAACCAGCAACTTAGCGTGGGCGTGTCCGCTGCTTTCCACTCATCGGTGTGCGTACATGCGCTCGTGGGAGAGTGATTCTCGGCTGCGCGGCGTCACGCGCGGGAGGTTCACCCCatcgcgaaaaaaaaaaaaaaaaaaaagcgcgtCTTTTAAGAGGCGTGTCTACATGGGGAGAAgctatgtatgtatatatatatgtatatatatgtttttttttttttttttttttttttttttttttttttttttttcccccctctggaGAGTGCCAAACCGCGGGAGGCGCGCGAACGGGTGTGCGAAATTTCCCAACGGAGATCCATCCCTTCACCCTTCCAGAGGGCACACCTTTTCGGACGTGCCAACCGTATGGTCGTTAGATCCCCTAGTGGGAATTCTACAGGtggggaaaaggaaggacCTTACGTGGAAGGACTCGCCAAGGCTAGAACACCGTTACTGCATTGCTGCAATTCGGGGGACGCCCCTCCCTCCGCATACAGCTGAGCAGTGGCCCGTTTGGCATTAATTACCCATGCGCGGTCGGGCAACGAGttagaaaaggaaaaagcaagTGGGAAGGATAGCAGCAAAGTGGGGTGGATGGTTGAGTGGACGCCTTGGCATGTCGCGTCTTCTGTGTGGAGTCTACAAATGGGTTGTGTGTGCAGGTGCCCGCGCGGCACACGGAGGGGCGGCGGGgctcaaaaaagggaaaaaaaaaagaaaaaataatagcaatAGTGAAAATGCGAATAGAAGAATAATACTGCTCACGATAATGGTGGCACGCACGCGCACCCTCCTGGGGCGCAGGCCAAGAGACAAATTGAAGGGGTAAAAATAGCTAGTAAAAAAGGGTCATacaaaggggtaaaaataGGTAGTAAAAACAGGGCATAAAATGGTTAGCAAAAAAGTGGTCATAAATTTgctagaaaaaaatggtcatAAAATGCCACTTCTGagcagccaaaaaaaaggatcttCATGTGGGCAGGTACACACACGCGGTGAGGCACGGTCGGTTCGCGGGCCTGCGTCGTCTCGCAGACGTCCCGCTACCGCTACTCCTCCTCGCCGCTCTGCTCAAATGACGGAGTAGAGGAAGGCGCCCGTGATGGCGACGGCGGAGCCCAGGGCGCCGAGCAGGGTGATCTGCGTCTGGAAAATGATGATGGAGGagacgatgatgacgactCGCTTGATGGAGTTGGCCACCGCGTGGGTGACTTGATTCACTTTCTCTAGGCACATGAAAGCCACTTCGTTATTAAGATAGTACCAAACGCCGCTAAGCAAAATCTTGGTGATTATCTCTCTGTAGGTGTGGTCATTCATTGTGCCCGTCTGGTAATTGGCAACGAAGTTATAGGAGGCCTTTCCCTCGAAAATGGCAACCAAGGGGAGGGACATCAGAGCTGAGCAGATGGTAATTAGGGCATAAATATTTGAAGCGTTTAGATTCTCTCCAATTAAAGACTTCTGTGTCATCATCTTCTTCGCAAAAATAGACCTCATGGAAGAACCCAAATTGGAAATGGTGGCACACCAGAAGGACAGCCACGTAAAATGAATCTCCTTCACTGATGCACAGATGACTCCTCCCACGATGATTAGCAAagttaaatatttatttacctt encodes:
- a CDS encoding transcription factor IIb, putative (encoded by transcript PVX_097980A) codes for the protein MYRNKFQPNILSLLLSAGSKPLDLWKTKTKKGCVRKVLDDTIKLSAIEIVSENTSDSYIYTAPEKFSSLGISLPFIVLIVKNMNKYFSFRISIMDDKRCRRTFRISNFQTVTRLSNKWCTMPMILNEGWNIIQINLQEYTQKAFRTKYQETIEMQINASIRIRCIYFCDRLYSNDELKDEYKIFCKKKEKVKYIPPQSLNKPMKKMTIKSAVTGGAVSKAWGTPPTDVEHKETTGGALTNEHSKQPDGEATGQENPPSVDMAEGIELYEESADDPFFGDKIDGEGTSLAQLIGGDEAPSGAASGAASEAAKEAVNEAANEAADQTAAEIAETADAAEAEQLAHIKTLEMDVTNVLYEDVNYETYDNDDI
- a CDS encoding triose/hexose phosphate phosphate translocator, putative (encoded by transcript PVX_097975A; Apicoplast targeted protein. Curated by Stuart Ralph, Walter and Eliza Hall Institute of Medical Research, Australia.); this encodes MKDSAKNEYGTFPITINEGQSDQVGEKKLLSGGIYQGLLERAKLLALFLTWYALNILYNVDNKIALNMTKLPWFISSVQLFTGWVFILMYWLTGYKKIPRIYTFDLFLKNIGIQSFCHIMVHFGAVVSMSSTTVSFTHVVKACEPVFTALLSILILKQYMKVNKYLTLLIIVGGVICASVKEIHFTWLSFWCATISNLGSSMRSIFAKKMMTQKSLIGENLNASNIYALITICSALMSLPLVAIFEGKASYNFVANYQTGTMNDHTYREIITKILLSGVWYYLNNEVAFMCLEKVNQVTHAVANSIKRVVIIVSSIIIFQTQITLLGALGSAVAITGAFLYSVI